In Marinicauda algicola, one DNA window encodes the following:
- a CDS encoding MarR family winged helix-turn-helix transcriptional regulator: MARVRAVDRRLYLLIEIAARRLHRDADARLRQEAQVSASQAAVLFLLLRRGERRMGAIGEVLALGAPAVTGLVSRMEKAGLVTRSPDPNDRRGALVALTEAGREAGERADAVLRAFNGEITERLGERDADIVYDALTRLATGE; the protein is encoded by the coding sequence ATGGCACGCGTTCGCGCCGTCGACCGGCGGCTTTACCTCCTCATCGAGATCGCGGCCCGGCGCCTGCACCGGGATGCCGATGCGCGCCTGCGCCAGGAAGCCCAGGTCAGCGCGAGCCAGGCGGCCGTGCTGTTCCTGCTCCTGCGCCGCGGCGAGCGGCGCATGGGCGCGATCGGCGAGGTTCTGGCGCTGGGCGCCCCGGCGGTCACCGGCCTCGTCTCGCGCATGGAAAAGGCCGGCCTCGTCACGCGTTCGCCCGATCCGAACGACCGGCGCGGCGCGCTCGTCGCCCTGACCGAGGCCGGGCGCGAGGCGGGAGAGCGTGCCGACGCGGTGCTGCGTGCCTTCAACGGCGAGATCACCGAGCGGCTCGGCGAGCGCGACGCGGACATCGTCTACGACGCGCTGACCCGGCTCGCCACAGGCGAGTGA
- a CDS encoding sulfotransferase encodes MAGDTVRICLWSGPRNISTATMRSFEARGNCAVWDEPFYAWYLKETGIDHPGREETLALWPHDADEIARRCAGPAPNGEAEFFQKHMCQHMLPGLDLSWTAACRHVFLIRDPAEVAASYFATMDRATSADLGALRQLALFDEIAYVTGRSDWPVVEGRDVLADPAGMLRAVCAAIDIPFRTSMLSWPAGRRASDGPWAPFWYARVEASTGFDAPRASPHPLPDELEPVVAACRPAYEALKRRKLAAPRAH; translated from the coding sequence ATGGCCGGCGACACGGTCCGCATCTGCCTGTGGTCGGGGCCGCGCAACATCTCCACCGCGACGATGCGGTCCTTCGAGGCGCGCGGGAACTGCGCGGTGTGGGACGAGCCCTTCTATGCCTGGTATCTGAAGGAGACCGGGATCGACCATCCCGGCCGCGAGGAGACGCTGGCCCTCTGGCCTCACGATGCCGACGAGATCGCCCGGCGCTGCGCCGGTCCGGCGCCGAACGGGGAAGCGGAATTCTTCCAGAAGCACATGTGCCAGCACATGCTGCCCGGCCTCGACCTGTCCTGGACCGCGGCCTGCCGGCACGTCTTCCTGATCCGCGACCCGGCCGAGGTCGCGGCAAGCTATTTCGCGACGATGGACCGGGCCACCAGCGCCGATCTCGGCGCGCTGCGCCAGCTCGCCCTGTTCGACGAGATCGCATATGTCACCGGGCGCAGCGACTGGCCGGTCGTGGAGGGGCGCGACGTGCTGGCCGATCCGGCCGGCATGCTGCGCGCGGTCTGCGCGGCGATCGACATCCCGTTCCGTACCTCCATGCTGTCCTGGCCGGCCGGACGGCGCGCGAGCGACGGACCCTGGGCGCCGTTCTGGTACGCCCGGGTCGAAGCCTCCACCGGCTTCGACGCGCCCCGCGCCAGCCCGCACCCCCTGCCTGACGAACTCGAACCGGTCGTGGCCGCCTGCCGGCCGGCCTACGAGGCACTCAAGCGGCGCAAGCTCGCGGCGCCGCGCGCGCACTGA
- a CDS encoding 1-acyl-sn-glycerol-3-phosphate acyltransferase — MADDIADMDAYEALDHASDLLELDLSVEAVGCVPRQGACLVVVNHPTGIADGIALYDALKGRRPDVAFFANEDAERICPGLGEAVVPVVWPPEERTMETSKETLRQALEMIGDERAIVIFPAGAIARMREGELREEPWEATFVSLAGKHGVDIVPAHLSGPYSRLFNIFDRFSEELRDVTLFHEFLNKKGERFELEFGAPIDAGEIGQGDEDAVSERLRCFVQDDLPGHPGKAFAP; from the coding sequence ATGGCCGATGACATCGCCGACATGGATGCCTACGAGGCGCTCGACCATGCCAGCGATCTCCTGGAGCTCGACCTGTCGGTGGAAGCGGTCGGCTGCGTGCCGCGGCAGGGGGCGTGTCTCGTCGTCGTCAACCATCCCACCGGCATCGCCGACGGGATCGCGCTCTACGATGCGCTGAAGGGGCGCCGGCCGGACGTCGCCTTCTTCGCCAACGAGGACGCCGAGCGCATCTGTCCCGGCCTCGGCGAGGCGGTCGTGCCCGTCGTCTGGCCGCCCGAAGAGCGCACGATGGAAACCTCCAAGGAGACGCTGCGCCAGGCGCTGGAGATGATCGGGGACGAACGCGCGATCGTCATCTTCCCGGCCGGTGCCATCGCCCGCATGCGCGAGGGCGAGCTGCGCGAGGAGCCCTGGGAGGCGACCTTCGTCTCGCTCGCAGGCAAGCACGGCGTCGATATCGTGCCGGCCCATCTCTCTGGCCCATATTCCAGACTTTTCAATATCTTCGATCGTTTTTCCGAAGAATTGCGCGACGTCACCCTGTTCCACGAATTCCTCAACAAGAAGGGCGAGCGCTTCGAACTCGAGTTCGGCGCGCCGATCGACGCCGGCGAGATCGGGCAGGGCGACGAGGACGCGGTGAGCGAGCGCCTGCGCTGCTTCGTGCAGGACGATCTGCCCGGCCACCCCGGGAAGGCGTTCGCGCCCTGA
- a CDS encoding AMP-binding protein: protein MAETFEGPELTLPDDFPKTLFQGLLDAESGHGGSTRIVEDADFGAMSYRELIRAALALARHLSQITERGEHVGVFLPTGVPAAIVFFALQAGGRVPAFFNYGQDAKTVAGACETAGVKRVISSRTFVKAGDLQDTEDALAEHAGIVHLEDLKDATGILDKAYGAAGEALPALVPDPADPEDVAVILFTSGTTGAPKGVALSHANILANIAQCRQHIEFEPDWVFFSPLPVFHSLGLTGGMLLPILTGRRTVLHPNPLERKTIIERLHETGANVLVATDAFARLYAREAGEGELDTLKYLVLGGEPVHDKTRELWDEHSPAVLIEGYGLSETAPVVALNRPDANRPDSVGTLVPGMEAKLEEVEGVSEGRELHVRGPNLMIGYLDPDDPGRIVAYEKDWFDTGDLASVDEDGFITITGRVKRFAEIGGEMISLDRVERAARDLWSEANHAAMAVEREEGETIVLVSDAEEAGREAFSGYVSEHDLDKRLVPGRVVRVNSTPMTPTGSPDYPRIRDIVREEAEGEPTT, encoded by the coding sequence ATGGCCGAGACGTTCGAAGGACCGGAGCTGACGCTTCCGGACGATTTCCCCAAGACCCTGTTCCAGGGGCTGCTCGACGCCGAGTCCGGGCACGGCGGCTCGACGCGGATCGTCGAGGACGCCGATTTCGGCGCGATGAGCTATCGCGAGCTGATCCGCGCCGCCCTCGCGCTCGCCCGCCACCTGTCGCAGATCACCGAGCGCGGCGAGCATGTCGGCGTCTTCCTGCCCACCGGCGTTCCCGCCGCCATCGTGTTCTTCGCGCTGCAGGCCGGCGGGCGCGTGCCGGCCTTCTTCAATTACGGCCAGGACGCCAAGACGGTCGCCGGCGCGTGCGAGACCGCGGGCGTGAAGCGCGTGATCAGCTCCAGGACCTTCGTGAAGGCCGGCGATCTCCAGGACACCGAGGACGCCCTCGCCGAACATGCCGGCATCGTCCACCTGGAGGACCTGAAGGACGCGACGGGGATACTCGACAAGGCGTATGGCGCGGCCGGCGAAGCCCTGCCCGCCCTGGTGCCCGACCCGGCCGATCCGGAGGACGTGGCCGTCATCCTCTTCACCTCCGGCACCACCGGCGCGCCCAAGGGCGTCGCGCTGAGCCACGCCAATATCCTGGCCAACATCGCCCAGTGCCGCCAGCATATCGAGTTCGAACCCGACTGGGTGTTCTTCAGCCCGCTCCCGGTGTTCCACAGCCTGGGGCTCACGGGCGGGATGCTGCTGCCGATCCTGACGGGCCGGCGCACCGTGCTCCACCCCAATCCGCTGGAACGCAAGACGATCATCGAGCGCCTGCACGAGACCGGCGCGAACGTGCTGGTGGCAACCGACGCGTTCGCCCGGCTCTATGCCCGCGAGGCCGGGGAAGGCGAACTCGACACGCTGAAATATCTCGTGCTCGGCGGCGAGCCCGTGCACGACAAGACGCGCGAACTCTGGGACGAGCACAGCCCGGCCGTGCTGATCGAGGGTTACGGCCTGTCGGAGACCGCCCCGGTGGTCGCGCTGAACCGGCCGGACGCCAACCGGCCCGACAGCGTCGGCACGCTGGTCCCGGGCATGGAGGCCAAGCTCGAAGAGGTGGAGGGCGTCAGCGAGGGGCGCGAGCTGCACGTGCGCGGCCCCAACCTGATGATCGGCTATCTCGATCCCGACGATCCGGGACGGATCGTGGCCTATGAGAAGGACTGGTTCGACACCGGCGATCTCGCGAGCGTCGACGAGGACGGCTTCATCACCATCACCGGACGGGTCAAGCGCTTCGCCGAGATCGGCGGGGAGATGATCTCGCTCGACCGGGTGGAGAGGGCCGCGAGGGATCTCTGGAGCGAGGCCAACCATGCCGCCATGGCGGTGGAGCGCGAGGAAGGCGAGACGATCGTGCTCGTCTCCGACGCCGAGGAGGCCGGGCGCGAGGCGTTCTCCGGCTATGTGAGCGAGCACGATCTCGACAAGCGCCTCGTGCCGGGGCGCGTCGTGAGGGTGAACTCGACCCCGATGACCCCGACCGGCTCGCCGGATTACCCGCGCATCCGCGACATCGTGCGCGAGGAGGCCGAGGGCGAGCCCACGACCTGA
- a CDS encoding FMN-dependent NADH-azoreductase, with protein sequence MTRRHVLRVDASARKTGSVSRELSGVLAQRLAGEAGTVTVRDLAAAPVPQVDEVWVGANFTPAEQRSEAQRQALAGSDALVAELQAADDIVIGVPIYNFAIPSALKAWIDQIARARVTFRYTENGPEGLLKGKTAWLVVASGGTALDSEIDFATPYLRHVLGFVGITDVRVIDAARWGSRSKAEQDAVREQVETARRAA encoded by the coding sequence ATGACCCGCAGACATGTCCTCAGAGTGGATGCCAGCGCCCGCAAGACCGGCTCGGTGAGCCGGGAGCTGTCCGGCGTGCTCGCGCAGCGCCTCGCGGGAGAGGCCGGAACGGTGACGGTGCGCGACCTCGCCGCCGCGCCCGTGCCCCAGGTCGACGAAGTCTGGGTGGGGGCGAACTTCACCCCGGCCGAACAGCGCAGCGAGGCGCAGAGGCAGGCGCTCGCCGGCTCGGACGCCCTGGTGGCCGAGCTGCAGGCGGCCGACGACATCGTCATCGGCGTGCCGATCTACAATTTCGCGATTCCCTCGGCCCTGAAGGCCTGGATCGACCAGATCGCCCGCGCCCGCGTGACCTTCCGCTATACCGAGAACGGACCGGAAGGCCTGCTGAAGGGCAAGACGGCCTGGCTGGTCGTGGCCTCCGGCGGTACGGCCCTGGACAGCGAGATCGATTTCGCGACGCCCTATCTCCGCCACGTGCTGGGCTTTGTCGGCATCACCGACGTGCGCGTCATCGACGCGGCGCGCTGGGGCTCCAGGAGCAAGGCCGAGCAGGACGCGGTGCGCGAGCAGGTGGAGACGGCGCGCAGGGCGGCTTAG
- a CDS encoding DUF5694 domain-containing protein: MMFRALALLLLAAPAAAQDRFSPSDLDPLAVSAPTEVMVLGTPHLSAAPDDFTTDMLEPVLQRLEAFAPTHIAIEAVSGEHARFLAAEAARYPGVAEQFAGTALRLSGLAGETVALTPGEAESEAAGLAGTAMTPAGHRETAALFARAGDPWSALVHWLQIPEGARTAGGPVGEELAAALDRLAASRNESAAIGAVLAARLGHDRVWPMDDWTAGDLFLSVVPRLQAAIESDPALQGVMSDPAMAETQAAYRRLTSPEEVLEVYRLFNEPGAQPARAAAEWGAFLRAAGDAEAARARVVAWEARNLRMAAHILEATRGMPGARVLVIVGASHKPYLEAALDDLALVDIVEFE, encoded by the coding sequence ATGATGTTTCGCGCCCTCGCCCTTCTCCTGCTCGCCGCACCGGCCGCCGCGCAGGACCGGTTCTCCCCCTCCGACCTCGATCCGCTCGCGGTTTCCGCCCCGACCGAGGTCATGGTGCTCGGCACGCCGCACCTGTCCGCCGCGCCGGACGACTTCACCACGGACATGCTGGAGCCGGTGCTGCAGCGCCTCGAGGCCTTCGCCCCCACCCATATCGCGATCGAGGCGGTCTCCGGCGAGCACGCCCGTTTCCTGGCGGCGGAGGCGGCGCGCTATCCCGGCGTCGCCGAGCAGTTCGCGGGCACCGCGCTGCGCCTGTCCGGGCTGGCCGGGGAGACCGTGGCCCTGACCCCGGGCGAGGCGGAATCCGAAGCCGCTGGCCTGGCCGGGACGGCCATGACGCCGGCCGGGCACCGCGAGACGGCGGCCCTGTTCGCCCGGGCCGGCGATCCCTGGTCCGCGCTGGTGCACTGGCTGCAAATTCCGGAGGGCGCGCGCACGGCAGGCGGGCCGGTCGGCGAGGAACTCGCCGCCGCGCTCGACCGGCTGGCGGCCAGCCGGAACGAGAGCGCGGCGATCGGCGCGGTGCTGGCCGCCCGTCTCGGCCACGACCGCGTCTGGCCGATGGACGACTGGACGGCGGGCGACCTCTTCCTGTCCGTCGTGCCGCGCCTGCAGGCGGCGATCGAAAGCGATCCGGCCCTGCAGGGTGTGATGTCCGATCCCGCCATGGCCGAGACGCAAGCCGCCTACCGGCGCCTGACCTCGCCCGAGGAGGTGCTGGAGGTCTACCGGCTGTTCAACGAACCCGGGGCGCAGCCCGCCCGCGCGGCGGCCGAATGGGGCGCCTTCCTGCGCGCGGCGGGCGATGCCGAGGCGGCCCGCGCCCGCGTCGTGGCCTGGGAGGCGCGCAATCTGCGCATGGCCGCCCATATCCTGGAAGCCACGCGCGGCATGCCAGGTGCGCGGGTCCTGGTCATCGTCGGGGCCTCGCACAAGCCGTATCTGGAAGCCGCGCTCGACGACCTCGCCCTGGTGGACATCGTGGAATTCGAATAG
- a CDS encoding aminotransferase class IV, translated as MAKGSHEYVDDPRNADIRIWINGELHARDQAKVSVFDSGFILGDGVWEGLRVHEGRIAFLDRHLDRLWEGAKAIDMEIGLTREALTAALHETLEANGMQDGVHIRLMVTRGLKATPYQDPRVTISKATVVIIPEWKTPKPETATRGLNLFTVHVRRGYPDVQDPKLNSHSKLNCITACIQAAKAGADEALMLDPHGFVATCNSTHFFIVRKGEVWTSTGDYCLPGITRGVVIELCREAAIPVFEKNFSLTEVYGAQEAFVTGTFAGLAPVSSVDGRKISEGRGPMVERLQRLYLERIARESA; from the coding sequence ATGGCCAAGGGCAGCCACGAATATGTCGACGATCCGCGCAATGCGGACATCCGCATCTGGATCAACGGCGAACTCCACGCGCGCGACCAGGCCAAGGTCTCCGTCTTCGATTCCGGTTTCATCCTCGGCGACGGCGTCTGGGAGGGATTGCGCGTCCACGAGGGCCGCATCGCCTTCCTCGACCGCCATCTCGACCGGCTCTGGGAGGGCGCGAAGGCGATCGACATGGAGATCGGCCTCACCCGCGAGGCGCTGACCGCGGCGCTCCACGAGACGCTCGAAGCCAATGGCATGCAGGACGGCGTCCATATCCGGCTGATGGTCACGCGCGGCCTCAAGGCAACGCCCTACCAGGACCCGCGCGTGACGATCTCGAAGGCGACGGTGGTCATCATTCCCGAATGGAAGACGCCGAAGCCTGAGACCGCCACGCGGGGTCTGAACCTCTTCACCGTCCATGTCCGGCGCGGCTATCCCGACGTGCAGGATCCCAAGCTGAACTCCCATTCCAAGCTCAATTGCATCACCGCCTGCATCCAGGCCGCCAAGGCCGGCGCGGACGAGGCGCTGATGCTCGATCCGCACGGTTTCGTGGCGACCTGCAACTCGACCCATTTCTTCATCGTCAGGAAGGGCGAGGTGTGGACCTCGACGGGGGATTACTGCCTGCCCGGCATCACCCGCGGCGTAGTGATCGAGCTGTGCCGCGAGGCCGCCATCCCGGTGTTTGAGAAGAATTTCTCCCTGACCGAGGTCTACGGGGCGCAGGAGGCCTTCGTGACCGGCACCTTCGCCGGGCTCGCCCCGGTCTCGAGCGTGGACGGGCGCAAGATCAGCGAGGGACGCGGACCGATGGTGGAGCGCCTGCAGCGCCTCTACCTGGAGCGCATCGCCCGCGAGAGCGCCTGA
- a CDS encoding strictosidine synthase family protein produces MRTFLIGLVIVVLALALRMAFVVAPAAGTFADLEETGLAGCEALTIAPGTEDVTIHPVTGLALVSTAERRGGDSAGNAIWSFDPADPQASLTRLTDAPEDFVPHGISLLVREGAPDRLFVVNHPRAGGHRIEIFEFDAEGALTHVDSITYPELSSPNDVLAVGPRSFYATNDRRYAEGLASQIEAFFGLPLSGVSYFDGEAGRIAADGLIYANGINMSADGRFIYVAEFLGRRVNVYRRAADGSLERVDRIAVHTGADNIEIGPEGDLWIGAHPDVFAFLDHLEDPGAIAPSEVVRVDPETGTVTRELVALNGQIDASSVAAASEDNLIVGAVFDDHVLICPR; encoded by the coding sequence ATGCGAACATTCCTGATCGGTCTCGTCATCGTCGTGCTGGCGCTGGCGCTGCGCATGGCCTTCGTCGTCGCGCCCGCCGCGGGCACCTTCGCCGATCTCGAGGAGACCGGTCTTGCCGGGTGCGAGGCGCTGACCATCGCGCCGGGCACCGAGGACGTGACGATCCATCCCGTGACCGGCCTGGCCCTCGTCTCGACCGCCGAGCGGCGCGGCGGGGACAGCGCCGGCAACGCGATCTGGAGCTTCGATCCCGCCGATCCGCAGGCGAGCCTGACGCGGCTCACAGACGCGCCGGAAGACTTCGTGCCGCACGGCATCTCGCTCCTGGTGCGCGAGGGCGCGCCGGACCGGCTCTTCGTGGTCAACCACCCCCGGGCGGGCGGTCACCGCATCGAGATCTTCGAGTTCGACGCCGAGGGCGCGCTGACCCACGTGGATTCCATCACCTATCCCGAACTCTCCTCGCCCAACGACGTGCTGGCGGTGGGCCCGCGCAGCTTCTACGCCACCAACGACCGGCGCTATGCCGAGGGCCTCGCCTCCCAGATCGAGGCCTTCTTCGGCCTGCCGCTGTCGGGCGTGTCCTATTTCGACGGCGAGGCCGGGCGCATCGCCGCCGACGGGCTGATCTACGCCAACGGCATCAACATGAGCGCGGACGGGCGCTTCATCTACGTGGCCGAATTCCTGGGGCGGCGCGTCAATGTCTACCGGCGCGCCGCGGACGGCAGCCTGGAGCGCGTCGACCGCATCGCGGTCCACACCGGGGCGGACAATATCGAGATCGGGCCCGAGGGCGATCTGTGGATCGGCGCCCATCCCGACGTGTTCGCCTTCCTGGACCATCTCGAGGATCCCGGAGCGATCGCGCCGTCCGAAGTCGTGCGCGTCGATCCGGAGACCGGCACGGTGACGCGCGAACTGGTCGCGCTCAATGGCCAGATCGACGCTTCCAGCGTGGCCGCCGCGAGCGAGGACAACCTGATCGTCGGCGCGGTGTTCGACGACCACGTGCTGATCTGTCCGCGCTGA
- a CDS encoding enoyl-CoA hydratase: MTDAIRVETSDYIRTIRFNRPDKKNAITRPMYTAMAEALEDANANREVRVVVLAGSEGVFTAGNDLVDFIEAPPHIGGGDMPPVERFMRALMDCEKPVIAAVDGLAIGIGTTLLLHCDLAYASDRAVFKTPFVDLALAPEFGSSQILPGLVGRAVAGELLLLGESWDAAKAMSRHLVADVFPAGRLEEEVTHRARTLAAKAPGAVRAAKALMTRPGEPLVERIVREGGIFADLLRSEEFKEAVTAFMERRKPDFSKFG, from the coding sequence ATGACCGACGCCATCCGGGTCGAGACCTCCGACTACATCCGCACGATCCGCTTCAACCGTCCCGACAAGAAGAACGCCATCACCCGGCCGATGTACACGGCGATGGCCGAGGCGCTGGAAGACGCCAACGCGAACCGCGAGGTGCGCGTCGTCGTGCTGGCGGGAAGCGAGGGCGTGTTCACCGCCGGCAACGATCTCGTCGACTTCATCGAGGCTCCGCCCCATATCGGCGGCGGCGACATGCCCCCGGTGGAGCGCTTCATGCGCGCCCTGATGGATTGCGAGAAGCCGGTGATCGCAGCCGTCGACGGGCTCGCCATCGGTATCGGCACGACGCTGCTGCTGCATTGCGACCTCGCCTACGCCTCCGACCGGGCGGTGTTCAAGACGCCCTTCGTCGATCTCGCCCTCGCCCCCGAATTCGGCTCCAGCCAGATCCTGCCCGGGCTCGTCGGGCGCGCGGTCGCGGGCGAACTCCTGCTGCTGGGCGAGAGCTGGGACGCGGCAAAGGCGATGTCGCGCCACCTCGTCGCGGACGTCTTTCCGGCCGGCAGGCTGGAGGAGGAGGTGACGCACCGTGCCCGCACGCTGGCGGCGAAGGCCCCCGGCGCGGTGCGTGCGGCCAAGGCGCTGATGACCCGGCCCGGGGAGCCCCTGGTCGAGCGCATCGTGCGCGAGGGGGGCATCTTCGCCGACCTCTTGCGCTCGGAGGAGTTCAAGGAGGCCGTCACCGCCTTCATGGAACGGCGCAAGCCCGACTTCTCGAAATTCGGCTGA